The stretch of DNA TAATTTTagaaatcatcttcatctgGATGAACCCAACTAAACAACCACGTGGTCACACTGACATCAGTCATGATAGAACATTTAGCAGATGCAAGACGGAACAACTGTTAGTTTTTTAGGTTATTTGCTAAACTTGTCGTAGCGTGTCCAGTTTTGGACCGACGCATTTGCGGGTAAACTATTACTTCATATCAACTTGTTagcctgtgatgtcatcacgtgTCATTGTCATGTGTCATTGCTTGTAACTTGACTGTGTCATGTGTTGCACAAGTCTTTCATTAAGATCAATCATAATTCATTAGAGAGGCACTAATGATAGCGACAgcttttgattgatttttgtgtcCCCAAATCTATATGTACAATCTGACAAAATGTTGTTACAACTGAGTAAAAACAGGACCGTCCCTTGAGTGCATCTGCGATGACGCTCCCGCTCTTCATGTCAGTCGCTTGAGCACAAAGTACAGAGCATATcgagcaggggaggaggttgTGGTCACAACAGCCACCTCCTATACTTGTTTCACTTCTTCTCAGGTCGCTGCTAAAAGGCAGCAGCGCCACTTTTACAGCATcacagacacatgttcacatggaacCAGACACGCAGTCCAGTACAACATCACAAGACAAGTTACTGGGTTTAAACTACAGCGATGATTGTCAGACACGTTGGTCTGTTGCCGCCCTCAAggtcattgaaagaaaaaacgacAGGTCTCATCAACCTTAACAATGTCTAATTTTCATGCTGCATCTTttcagaggagagcaggaccTGTGCTTCTTTCTCCAAGTCTCAACAAAGGTTCTCATCTAAGTTCATGTCAGGGTGTGTGCACACATAACTTTTGACTCCTTACTGCCAGAACAGTAGGACAGGAAGCAGTCCTGAATCGGCCACATGCACAAAGTAGGTTCCTGTGTAGTAGTCAAGGTTAGAAACCTAAACTCCTGTTTTGTATGTTGTGTGGATTTCAGTAATTCAAAAGTGTTTGGAAATCTGCAGGACAGCCAACAATAGTTATACACACTAACAGATCATGCCGCAACAACAGTTAAATGTTAGGAAGcttattatatttgtttttttatagttatttaacAGGGGTGATGCACGAAAACATTCATCATACCAGATATAGCCCAAAACTAATTTCCATAATCCCTGGGTTGAGGCCACCAGCGATACGTCAGTTGTGGTCAcatgcaatatgaaaaaaagaaagaatacagtTTCCAATCGGTTTTGTTATGCGGGTTCTTCTGAATCATAACAAATGAACTCTGTTCTGTAGTTCCTGATggcaatgaaaatataatgtctACCGCACAAATAGACTTAAAGTTTGTGTAATTACAttctaaaatgtgtcaaattcaaatgacaattttctttttgagcctTTAGAAATATTGTATTGGTTATGACTATTTtggaaacattaaacaaaattgtttatttcagtatttattcTCAATTTATTATGCTAGATGCCCCTCTGTAATGATTACGGCTGTAGTTATTTTTAAGTAAACAAATCATGGTCAAcaaatttaacatgaaataaaaatgattctatTATAAAAGCAGTTAAACTTAAACTTTATTCTGCACAATCATTATTTAACACATTGGTGAAAACAGAGAGCCTTTAAACTGcatataaaacaaatgagacTATTTGTTTCACAACTTTCGTACTcggtcaagttttttttcaaaaagcctgTTTGAGTTGAAGATGATAAACCTGTTTGAAGAAAATACTGTAGGATGTCACCAAAAGCATTTAAACTTAAACATCTctggacaaaatataaaaatattttgaaggaTTTCCATATAAAATATTCTTACCAAGATCAGATACCGGAGTTATGTGAATAAGTATCATCTTCATTTAGCAAATCCAGTTTTTGAATTGTTAATTACTCGCATGAACCCTGACATCAGAATATACTGGTTGTTCCTCTGtagtttttgattttcctctccgCGCTTTACCAGCTTTCCTCGTGGTGAAAGTTGGCGCAGAATAAACCAACGAGTCCTCATCTCtctgaggaaaatggaaaaatacagcAGATCTTGATATTTACAGATGAAACCAAAGACATGCTGTCAtcttttccaatattttcttcttatatCTTACCTGCTGATTTTGCTGACTACCACGGACAGTTGCAGCCTCTGTTGGAAAAGAAACCACAGCTgtgtaataaaatcaaaacaaagatttaaGATGAACGTTGATGTAGGTTAATTTACACAAAGGATTaatgtaaatcaagtgagagaaagaaactttTATCACCTTTGCAACAATCACACGTTTTCTTCTTGATGATATAAATCAAGAAGCCGATAACAATCAGACTTATCGCCAATGTAGCACATAACAGAAACAGAACTGTATTGGTCTTCTGTACATCCCACACGTTGGgtgctgaaacaacacaaggacaagatgagttaaatatgatttgaaaagatgcaacaggaagaaacttttgaaatttgaaacagattctacattatgcaaaaaatatgttattctaaaagttaaatagaattttctTCAGTTACCTTTATTGTCCACTTTTGTTCCACGtccaaataaaatctctccACATGTGGCCACAGCACAGTAGTGAGTCCCAGCATCAGACGAGCTAACGTTCTTACAGAAGTTGTAGACACATTTCTGGGGCGAGTGATCTTCAGGgttcttttcacattcatcacgaCTGTTTCCATGAGCATGAATCAAACTGGGATGAGATTCATCTGAACCAGATCTGAACCAGAACACACTGTGATATCCTGGACACGTGTTGttctcagagtcagacaggactGAACACTGCAGCGTCACTGGGTCTCCTGGACCGACTGGATCAGACGGAGGGACTTGAATGACTGTAGATACATCAGGTTCTGGTCCtgggaaatacaaacacaaggttAAACATGCTTTACTCATTCTAATGAAAAGAGAATAAGTtgaatacattcatttcaatttataAACTGTCggcattttgtttgtcatttaccTTTAATCCTAAGAAATGTTCCTTTCAAAAATATCATGACGAGCTGTTCTACTCTTATGCAATAGTAAACTCCAGTATGGCTTCGCTCAGTTTTTTTGATCCGTAGAAGAAAGATCCCAGGCTCTTGCTTGACTGTAAAGTGAGGGGTCTCACTAACATCTGTATAGTTAAATGTAGGTGTTACTCCTAAAACTTCAGGAAAGTTTCCAGAAACGAGCCTGATCCAAAATAAGTTGGCACTGTAAACCGACTCCTGTCGGCTACATGTCAAATCCACATCATGTCCAACACCAGCGGTTCGTGTCTCAAAGATCCGATCAGATGTGCatcctgaaattaaaataaatagattagTAATTAATAACAGTGGCAGATTTGTGTATGTCCTGTGATAAAATTATGTAAGAATATGACATAATTACAACAGACTGTATCTTCCAAATTAAAGAAAGGATTTGACTTACGCttcactctgagcagcagcagtaagtggAATATAATCAGCATTTTCCCGTTGAAGACAGCAGTTAATTTAGACCCTATAATTAAATGTGTTGCCCTACTGTAATCATATGAAGTGGGTGGGAACAACGTGAGAGCAATCTGATTGGCCCCTAATAATCACAGTGGAATCGACCGCCCTTCCATCCTtaacacatgaaacaacacCAACGGCAacttatgttttgtgtttcatggtgGGTTTCTTAAACAGACACTCTTGATTTGAACCTGCATTCACTGAAACAATATGTTTAGGATACACACAAATAGAACTGCCCACACATCCTTTTAACGTGTAAAGTCAAGTCATGTATGAAAACTTCCCTTTTCATAAGCGAAGGACAATGTGACACAAAACTGCTTTTGTGCTGTGACATCTTTATCATGTCATTTGAATTCACTGTTAAACTGCTATATTTATAGGAGTTGTAGCCTGGTGTCCACCTCAAATGATGACTGGTGCTAATTTGATAAAGTGAA from Scophthalmus maximus strain ysfricsl-2021 chromosome 9, ASM2237912v1, whole genome shotgun sequence encodes:
- the LOC118319760 gene encoding uncharacterized protein LOC118319760 isoform X2 → MLIIFHLLLLLRVKRCTSDRIFETRTAGVGHDVDLTCSRQESVYSANLFWIRLVSGNFPEVLGVTPTFNYTDVSETPHFTVKQEPGIFLLRIKKTERSHTGVYYCIRVEQLVMIFLKGTFLRIKGPEPDVSTVIQVPPSDPVGPGDPVTLQCSVLSDSENNTCPGYHSVFWFRSGSDESHPSLIHAHGNSRDECEKNPEDHSPQKCVYNFCKNVSSSDAGTHYCAVATCGEILFGRGTKVDNKAPNVWDVQKTNTVLFLLCATLAISLIVIGFLIYIIKKKTCDCCKEAATVRGSQQNQQRDEDSLVYSAPTFTTRKAGKARRGKSKTTEEQPVYSDVRVHASN
- the LOC118319760 gene encoding uncharacterized protein LOC118319760 isoform X1 is translated as MLIIFHLLLLLRVKRCTSDRIFETRTAGVGHDVDLTCSRQESVYSANLFWIRLVSGNFPEVLGVTPTFNYTDVSETPHFTVKQEPGIFLLRIKKTERSHTGVYYCIRVEQLVMIFLKGTFLRIKGPEPDVSTVIQVPPSDPVGPGDPVTLQCSVLSDSENNTCPGYHSVFWFRSGSDESHPSLIHAHGNSRDECEKNPEDHSPQKCVYNFCKNVSSSDAGTHYCAVATCGEILFGRGTKVDNKAPNVWDVQKTNTVLFLLCATLAISLIVIGFLIYIIKKKTCDCCKAVVSFPTEAATVRGSQQNQQRDEDSLVYSAPTFTTRKAGKARRGKSKTTEEQPVYSDVRVHASN